A DNA window from Blastocatellia bacterium contains the following coding sequences:
- a CDS encoding lipocalin-like domain-containing protein translates to MGRSQKSEVRSQESGAGGHAKRRVWWAVAGGCSLFIMLLLRPLAFGLLPEGEQEPGPQGVSKGEWREAEAGYRYEFPRDHAAHPDYGLEWWYYTGNLRAGNGRRFGYQLTFFRVGVTRHPVNPSRWAVRDLYMTHFAISDIDRRQFHSFDRINRAGPGWAGAATDAYRVWNEDWSAQLESGAHHLSASDGDYKIDLRLTTARPEVIHGEDGISQKGPSAGNASHYYSLTRLATTGQMTVGGEAFEVEGLSWMDHEFGTSFLEAEATGWDWFSIQLDDGRELMLFEIRRRDGQIDPRSSGTLIDRDGRTTHLRFGEFTLAASDVWRSPASQAEYPTAWTIELPRFQLHLETRAAFAEQELRTTESTGVTYWEGSINIIGTADGQPVTGRGYLEMTGYAGQNMGAILKGDR, encoded by the coding sequence ATGGGCAGAAGTCAGAAGTCAGAAGTCAGAAGTCAGGAGTCGGGAGCCGGCGGCCATGCCAAGCGGCGTGTGTGGTGGGCGGTGGCCGGTGGCTGCTCGCTCTTCATCATGCTATTGCTCAGGCCCCTGGCCTTCGGCCTTCTCCCGGAAGGCGAACAGGAGCCGGGACCTCAGGGGGTAAGTAAAGGCGAATGGCGCGAGGCCGAAGCGGGCTACCGCTACGAGTTCCCGCGCGATCACGCGGCGCACCCGGACTATGGCCTGGAGTGGTGGTATTACACGGGCAACTTGCGGGCGGGCAATGGGCGGCGCTTCGGTTATCAGTTGACCTTCTTTCGCGTTGGCGTGACTCGCCATCCCGTAAATCCGTCGCGCTGGGCGGTGCGCGATCTGTACATGACACACTTCGCGATCTCGGACATTGATCGGCGGCAGTTTCATTCATTCGACCGCATCAACCGCGCAGGGCCGGGTTGGGCTGGCGCGGCCACCGATGCGTATCGCGTCTGGAACGAAGACTGGTCAGCACAACTTGAAAGCGGCGCTCACCACTTGAGCGCGAGTGATGGCGATTACAAGATCGATCTGCGGCTCACAACGGCGCGGCCCGAAGTGATTCACGGCGAGGACGGCATCAGTCAGAAGGGGCCGTCCGCCGGCAACGCTTCGCATTATTACTCGCTGACCCGGTTAGCGACGACGGGGCAGATGACGGTTGGCGGCGAAGCCTTCGAGGTCGAGGGCTTGAGCTGGATGGATCACGAATTCGGCACCAGCTTTCTCGAAGCCGAAGCCACCGGCTGGGACTGGTTCTCGATTCAACTCGACGATGGCCGCGAGCTAATGCTGTTCGAGATTCGCCGCCGCGACGGCCAGATTGATCCGCGCTCAAGCGGCACCCTGATTGATCGTGACGGGCGCACGACACATCTGCGCTTCGGGGAATTCACGCTGGCTGCAAGTGACGTGTGGCGTTCACCAGCCAGTCAGGCGGAATACCCGACGGCGTGGACGATTGAGCTGCCGCGCTTTCAATTGCATCTTGAAACGCGCGCCGCCTTTGCCGAGCAGGAATTGCGCACCACCGAAAGCACAGGCGTGACCTATTGGGAAGGCAGCATTAACATCATTGGCACGGCGGACGGCCAGCCGGTTACAGGGCGCGGCTACCTTGAGATGACCGGCTATGCCGGCCAGAATATGGGCGCTATTCTTAAGGGCGACAGATGA
- a CDS encoding ABC transporter permease, whose protein sequence is MKAYVILFRQFILRALLRQKLRTLITALGVALGVGVTVAIRLANASALESFRTATESIAGQTSIQITGAAGRFDELRLGDLGWLRDYGDISPVITGYAMTDPRMRADSPPAAPSSSVSNATKPLPRYGEFLEVLGVDVLRERPFREYRLIRTGEGEAQPNARDFLLLLADPSSIVVTETFAARHRLNIGDRLALTMGEARREYVVRGLLANEGPARAMQGNFVLMDIAAAQWAFNRLGLLDRVDVKLKRDIPRERAEAEISSRLPASLVVRRPEAGASEVEKMIAAFHFNLNALGSIALVVGLFLIYNTISISVITRRDEIGTLRALGTTRRTTLLLFLGEAILLALAGTIVGLVLGRLMAAAAVKATATTVEIFFIATAATRAAAQHALSLSEIAIAFAVALPLSLLAAAVPALEAARVRPIEAMRGAERLEKTFKPSRKFLVASLTLLLAGYLLTLPGPVGGIPVFADTAALVLMFGGAALAPNALWLACQMASRLIARWFSFVRVEAKLAAANLRNAIPRLSISVAALAVALAMMTAISVMVGSFRETVAYWVDQTLVADVYARPLTQSATNFAGEIDAQAIALVKKDPAVITAYASASQPATYQGEAIVVSGGDFTALAGPWRLLFKSPADGRAAALTAIGTDRIIVNESFSLRYHKRVGDVIELPTAAGPQPFEIVAIYFDYANSRGVCLMDATAYARHYPYARPNSLAVYLKPEADADEVTARLAENVGGRYQLLFTTNRVIRREVMRIFDSTFAITYALEAIALIVAALGVISTLITLILERRGEISVLGFLGATRRQIRRMVVIESLLIGGVSQGIGLLIGLMLSLVLIYVINVQSFGWTIQFHLPVGFLAQSTLLMLLVTALAGLYPAARAARVEAVRFAREE, encoded by the coding sequence ATGAAGGCTTACGTCATCCTTTTTCGTCAATTCATCCTGCGCGCACTGCTGCGCCAGAAGCTCCGCACCTTGATCACGGCGCTCGGCGTGGCGCTCGGCGTCGGCGTCACCGTAGCGATCCGGCTGGCGAATGCGAGCGCCCTGGAATCTTTTCGCACCGCGACGGAATCGATAGCCGGGCAGACCTCGATTCAGATCACCGGCGCCGCCGGTCGCTTCGATGAGCTACGGCTCGGCGACCTCGGCTGGCTGCGCGATTATGGCGATATCAGCCCGGTCATCACCGGCTACGCGATGACCGATCCGCGGATGCGCGCCGATAGCCCGCCCGCCGCGCCTTCTTCATCTGTAAGCAATGCCACAAAGCCGCTGCCGCGCTATGGCGAGTTTCTCGAAGTCCTCGGCGTAGACGTGCTGCGCGAGCGGCCATTCCGCGAATACCGATTGATCCGCACAGGCGAGGGCGAAGCGCAGCCGAACGCCCGCGATTTTCTGCTGCTGCTCGCCGACCCTTCGTCCATCGTCGTTACTGAAACCTTTGCCGCGCGGCATCGCCTCAATATCGGCGACCGGCTGGCGCTGACGATGGGCGAAGCGCGCCGCGAATATGTCGTGCGCGGGCTGCTCGCGAACGAGGGCCCGGCGCGCGCCATGCAGGGCAACTTCGTTTTGATGGACATCGCCGCCGCGCAGTGGGCGTTCAACCGCCTCGGCTTGCTCGACCGCGTTGACGTGAAGCTCAAACGCGACATCCCGCGCGAGCGCGCCGAAGCGGAAATCAGCAGCCGGTTGCCCGCCTCACTCGTCGTGCGCCGTCCCGAAGCCGGCGCCAGCGAAGTAGAGAAGATGATCGCGGCGTTTCACTTCAACCTCAACGCGCTTGGCTCGATTGCGCTGGTCGTCGGACTATTCCTGATCTACAACACGATATCGATTTCCGTCATCACGCGGCGCGACGAGATCGGCACACTGCGCGCCCTCGGCACCACGCGGCGGACGACGCTGCTGCTCTTTCTGGGCGAAGCGATCTTGCTGGCGCTCGCCGGCACGATTGTTGGCCTCGTGCTTGGCCGCTTGATGGCGGCGGCGGCAGTCAAAGCGACGGCGACGACCGTAGAGATATTTTTCATCGCCACCGCCGCCACCCGCGCCGCCGCGCAGCATGCCCTGAGCCTGAGCGAAATCGCGATTGCTTTTGCCGTCGCGTTGCCGCTATCGCTGCTTGCCGCCGCGGTGCCGGCGCTCGAAGCGGCGCGGGTTCGCCCCATCGAAGCCATGCGCGGCGCGGAACGCTTGGAAAAGACCTTCAAGCCATCGCGCAAGTTTCTTGTGGCGTCGCTTACATTGCTGCTCGCCGGCTACCTGCTGACCCTGCCGGGGCCTGTCGGCGGCATCCCTGTCTTCGCTGACACGGCGGCGTTAGTTTTGATGTTCGGCGGCGCGGCGCTCGCGCCAAATGCCCTGTGGCTGGCCTGTCAGATGGCCAGCCGGCTCATTGCGCGTTGGTTCAGCTTTGTGCGTGTCGAGGCGAAGCTCGCCGCCGCCAATCTGCGCAACGCCATTCCGCGACTATCGATTTCCGTCGCGGCGCTGGCCGTCGCGCTGGCGATGATGACGGCGATTTCGGTCATGGTCGGCAGCTTTCGCGAGACCGTCGCTTACTGGGTAGACCAGACGCTTGTGGCCGATGTTTACGCCCGCCCGTTGACGCAGAGCGCCACAAACTTCGCGGGCGAGATTGACGCGCAGGCCATCGCGCTGGTTAAGAAGGACCCGGCGGTCATCACGGCTTATGCTTCGGCGTCGCAGCCGGCCACTTATCAAGGCGAAGCCATCGTCGTCAGCGGCGGCGATTTCACCGCGCTCGCAGGGCCTTGGCGCTTGCTCTTCAAGTCGCCGGCAGACGGGCGCGCGGCGGCGCTCACGGCCATCGGCACGGATCGCATTATCGTCAACGAGAGCTTCTCGCTGCGCTACCACAAGCGCGTCGGCGATGTGATTGAGCTGCCGACCGCCGCCGGGCCGCAGCCCTTCGAGATCGTCGCCATCTATTTCGACTACGCCAACAGCCGCGGCGTCTGCTTGATGGACGCGACCGCTTATGCGCGCCATTATCCCTACGCCCGGCCCAACAGCCTGGCGGTTTACTTGAAGCCAGAGGCCGACGCCGACGAAGTCACGGCGCGGCTCGCAGAGAATGTCGGCGGGCGCTATCAGTTGTTGTTTACGACCAACCGCGTCATCCGCCGCGAAGTGATGCGCATCTTCGATTCGACCTTTGCCATCACCTACGCGCTCGAAGCGATTGCCCTCATCGTCGCCGCGCTCGGTGTCATCTCGACGCTGATTACCTTGATCCTCGAACGGCGCGGCGAGATCAGCGTGCTGGGATTTCTGGGCGCGACGCGCCGCCAGATTCGCCGCATGGTGGTGATTGAAAGTTTGTTGATCGGCGGCGTCAGCCAGGGCATCGGCCTTCTCATCGGGCTGATGCTGTCGCTGGTGCTGATCTACGTCATCAACGTGCAATCGTTTGGCTGGACGATTCAATTCCATCTGCCGGTCGGATTCCTGGCGCAGTCAACGTTGCTGATGTTGCTGGTCACGGCACTGGCCGGCCTCTACCCGGCCGCCCGTGCCGCGCGCGTCGAAGCCGTGCGCTTCGCAAGAGAAGAGTAA
- a CDS encoding long-chain fatty acid--CoA ligase translates to MTDSRPRTLVDLLKGATTARPAAEVIRYKQDKQWTGLSGQVLLDRVRHVALGLYDLGIRKGDRVAILAESGPMWSISDYAILSNGAVNVPIYPTQPPHQVEYILKESAPKLLFISTARQMKRVEAVLKHFPDLRIAPFQANANGEGSIPFSAIEARGAAIAAERTELYDVIASDVQSSDLASIIYTSGTTGEPKGAMLTHDNIAFNAYAAGKFLEIEAGGTMLSFLPMSHIFERMVLYLCLHRGVQINYAGGIETVANDMLDVHPTLMSTVPRLLEKVYARMQKSASDKGGLSKRFFDWSLAIARRLGEIYSRGERVPPLLELQRDIADRLVFHKIRAALGGRIRRMVSGGAALPMEIALVFTGAGVPVLQGYGLTETAPVIAVNTLRHNRMGAVGRVLPDVEVRIAEDGEILTRGPHVFQGYFNKPEETAAAFTDEADASLRWFKTGDIGHIDRDGFLFITDRKKDLIKTSAGKYVAPQMIEGLLSQSEYVEQAVIVGDKRKYVSALLVPDFERLRAWSKAQGIETRDKATLVEDRRVFDLFKAEVTRLTRELADYEKVKRIALLADEFTIDGGELTPTLKIRRRVVEQKYSSLIESLYTGND, encoded by the coding sequence ATGACTGACTCACGGCCCAGGACGCTGGTTGATCTGCTCAAAGGCGCTACTACTGCGCGCCCTGCCGCAGAGGTCATCCGTTACAAGCAAGACAAGCAGTGGACAGGTCTTAGCGGTCAGGTGTTGCTCGACCGCGTGCGCCACGTCGCGCTCGGCCTCTACGACCTTGGCATACGCAAAGGCGACCGCGTCGCCATCCTTGCCGAAAGCGGCCCAATGTGGAGCATCAGTGATTACGCCATCCTCTCAAACGGCGCGGTAAACGTGCCCATCTATCCGACGCAGCCGCCGCATCAGGTCGAATATATTTTGAAAGAGTCAGCGCCCAAGCTGCTCTTCATTTCGACGGCGCGGCAGATGAAGCGCGTCGAAGCCGTTCTCAAACACTTTCCCGACCTGCGTATCGCGCCGTTTCAGGCGAACGCCAATGGCGAAGGCAGCATTCCGTTCTCGGCTATCGAAGCGCGCGGCGCAGCAATCGCCGCCGAACGAACGGAGCTTTACGACGTGATCGCCTCTGACGTGCAGTCGTCAGACCTCGCTTCGATCATCTACACTTCGGGAACGACCGGCGAGCCGAAAGGCGCCATGCTGACGCATGACAACATCGCCTTTAACGCCTACGCCGCCGGCAAGTTTCTGGAGATCGAAGCCGGCGGCACGATGCTGTCGTTCCTGCCGATGTCGCACATCTTCGAGCGCATGGTTTTGTACCTCTGCCTGCACCGCGGCGTGCAGATCAATTACGCCGGCGGCATCGAAACCGTGGCCAACGACATGCTCGATGTCCACCCGACGTTGATGTCGACGGTGCCGCGCCTGCTCGAAAAAGTTTATGCGCGCATGCAGAAGAGCGCTTCGGACAAAGGCGGATTGAGCAAGCGTTTCTTCGACTGGTCGCTCGCCATAGCGCGGCGGCTGGGCGAGATTTATAGCCGCGGCGAGCGCGTGCCGCCGCTGCTTGAGCTGCAACGCGACATCGCCGACCGGCTGGTCTTTCATAAGATTCGTGCCGCGCTCGGCGGGCGCATTCGGCGCATGGTGTCGGGCGGCGCGGCACTGCCTATGGAGATCGCGCTAGTCTTTACGGGCGCCGGCGTGCCGGTGCTGCAAGGCTATGGCTTGACTGAGACCGCGCCGGTCATCGCCGTGAATACCTTGCGTCACAATCGCATGGGGGCGGTCGGTCGCGTGCTGCCCGACGTCGAAGTGCGGATTGCCGAAGACGGCGAAATCCTGACGCGCGGGCCGCACGTCTTTCAGGGCTATTTCAATAAGCCGGAAGAGACTGCCGCCGCTTTCACAGACGAGGCCGACGCGAGCCTGCGCTGGTTCAAGACCGGTGATATTGGTCACATTGACCGTGACGGCTTTCTCTTCATCACCGACCGCAAGAAGGATTTGATTAAGACTTCGGCGGGCAAGTACGTCGCGCCGCAGATGATCGAAGGCTTGCTCAGCCAGAGCGAATACGTCGAGCAGGCGGTCATCGTCGGCGACAAACGCAAGTATGTGTCGGCGCTGCTGGTGCCGGATTTTGAGCGGCTGCGCGCCTGGAGCAAAGCGCAGGGCATCGAAACCAGAGACAAGGCGACGCTCGTCGAGGACCGCCGCGTCTTTGATCTCTTCAAAGCCGAAGTCACGCGGCTGACACGCGAGCTGGCCGACTACGAAAAGGTGAAGCGCATCGCTTTGCTTGCCGACGAGTTCACGATTGACGGCGGCGAGCTGACGCCGACGCTGAAGATTCGCCGCCGCGTCGTCGAGCAGAAGTATTCCAGCCTGATCGAATCGCTCTACACCGGCAACGATTAG
- a CDS encoding ABC transporter permease: MSLWPRLTSFCRNLFRKERVEHELSEEVTAYLDLLIEAKLAQGMEAAAARRQALIEIGGIEQVKESVREVRVGHYLETLLQDLRFAARVLRKQPGFSLIAVLTLSLGIGATTAIFSVVNAVLIRRLPISEPERVVVIHNQLPRLNLPRTSVSALHYLDYSSKTDVFEATAALTQRNFNLTGVDAPLRLQAGRATASLFPMLGVAPLVGRAFSDEEDRFGNQHVALLSHSLWKRLFNADAAAIGRTLQLDGEGYQIIGVLPPSFAELYPYTDLWIPMAFSPRELSEERRSSLAYSMLARLKPGVTLSQAQAAMSALAQDAKGMKLDDFNIEVRPLDDEQVGDVRRPLYLLLGAVMIVLLISCANIANLLLARASVRSREMAIRSALGAGRRRILRQLLTESVLLGVGGGALGVLFAAWGLRALIALAPADLPRVSEARLDARVLGFTVAVSLLSGIIFGLVPALVASKTDLVSSLKESGRSDTASPSRHRLRRALVVAEVSLAVVLLIGAGLLLRSFARLLDVSPGFEPHHVLTLRWALPRTQYSDSPQVARFMDAVLERVAATPGVEHAAVAFQPPFMGGDNSMFSIRDRQAGPDAPPPHAEYLYVTWDYFRAMGIPLVKGRLLESSDMRVDGPIGDGSAVVIDEALAKRFWPDRDPIGASLGWGSKGPWARIVGVVGTVRPKDLIQEPEGTIYFPWSVVSSSALVVRTTDDPHRLAQTIREQVQAVDANLPVYDIKTMDERLARSLETKRFAVTLLGMFAALALLLAAIGLYGVIAYLVAQRRHEIGIRVALGASRADVLKLVLSQAIQLALIGVAIGLAAALALTRFMSSLLFGVSATDPLTFASICVILIAVALTASYLPARRATRIDPMAALRYE; encoded by the coding sequence ATGTCGCTATGGCCGCGCCTGACGAGTTTCTGCCGCAACCTGTTTCGCAAGGAACGGGTTGAGCATGAGCTAAGCGAAGAAGTCACTGCCTATCTCGATTTGCTGATCGAGGCAAAGCTCGCTCAGGGGATGGAAGCGGCAGCGGCCCGCCGGCAAGCCTTAATCGAAATCGGCGGCATCGAGCAGGTCAAAGAGAGCGTGCGGGAGGTGCGTGTGGGTCATTATCTGGAAACTCTGTTGCAGGATTTGCGCTTCGCCGCTCGCGTGTTACGCAAGCAGCCCGGCTTTAGCCTGATCGCCGTGCTGACCTTGAGCCTGGGCATCGGCGCAACCACAGCTATCTTCAGCGTCGTTAACGCCGTCTTGATTCGCCGCCTGCCGATCAGCGAGCCTGAGCGCGTCGTGGTGATTCATAATCAACTGCCCCGGCTCAATCTGCCGCGCACCTCTGTGTCGGCGCTGCACTACCTCGACTACAGCAGCAAGACTGACGTCTTCGAGGCGACGGCGGCGCTCACCCAGAGGAACTTTAACCTCACGGGCGTTGACGCGCCTTTGCGATTGCAGGCCGGGCGCGCCACCGCGAGCCTCTTCCCGATGCTCGGCGTCGCACCGCTCGTCGGGCGCGCGTTCAGCGATGAAGAAGACCGCTTCGGCAATCAGCATGTCGCGCTGCTCAGTCACAGCCTGTGGAAGCGCCTGTTCAACGCCGACGCCGCGGCCATCGGTCGGACGCTGCAACTCGACGGCGAAGGCTATCAGATCATCGGCGTGCTGCCGCCGAGCTTCGCGGAGCTTTATCCGTACACCGACCTCTGGATTCCGATGGCGTTCTCGCCGCGAGAGCTTTCAGAGGAGCGCCGTTCGAGCCTGGCTTATTCGATGCTCGCGCGGCTGAAGCCGGGCGTCACGCTGTCACAGGCGCAGGCGGCGATGAGCGCCCTGGCGCAGGACGCCAAGGGCATGAAACTCGATGATTTCAACATCGAAGTGCGGCCCCTCGACGACGAGCAGGTTGGCGACGTGCGCCGCCCGCTCTACCTTCTGCTAGGCGCGGTGATGATCGTGTTGTTGATCTCCTGCGCGAACATCGCCAACCTGCTGCTGGCGCGGGCGAGCGTGCGCTCCCGCGAGATGGCCATCCGCTCGGCGCTAGGTGCCGGACGCCGCCGCATTCTAAGACAACTGCTCACCGAAAGCGTGCTGCTGGGGGTCGGCGGCGGCGCGCTCGGCGTGCTGTTTGCCGCCTGGGGCTTGCGCGCATTGATCGCCCTGGCGCCGGCTGACCTGCCACGCGTCAGCGAAGCGCGCCTGGACGCCAGAGTGCTGGGCTTCACGGTAGCCGTCTCGTTACTTTCGGGCATCATCTTCGGCCTAGTGCCGGCGCTGGTTGCATCGAAGACAGACCTCGTCAGCTCGCTCAAAGAATCGGGCCGCTCGGACACCGCCAGCCCTTCGCGCCACCGCTTGCGCCGCGCCCTCGTGGTCGCCGAAGTCTCGCTGGCAGTTGTCCTGTTGATCGGCGCTGGCTTGTTGCTGCGCAGCTTCGCCAGGCTGCTCGACGTCAGTCCGGGCTTCGAGCCGCATCACGTCCTGACGCTGCGCTGGGCGCTGCCGCGCACGCAGTACAGCGACTCGCCGCAGGTCGCACGCTTCATGGATGCGGTGCTTGAACGCGTCGCGGCGACGCCGGGCGTCGAGCATGCGGCAGTCGCCTTCCAGCCGCCGTTTATGGGCGGCGACAATTCCATGTTTTCAATCCGTGATCGGCAGGCAGGCCCGGACGCGCCGCCGCCACATGCCGAATACCTCTACGTCACCTGGGATTATTTCCGTGCGATGGGCATACCGCTGGTCAAGGGGCGGCTGCTCGAATCGTCGGATATGCGCGTTGACGGCCCCATAGGCGACGGCTCCGCGGTCGTCATTGATGAAGCCCTGGCGAAGCGTTTCTGGCCGGACCGCGACCCGATTGGCGCGAGCCTCGGCTGGGGCAGCAAGGGGCCGTGGGCGAGGATTGTCGGCGTCGTCGGCACGGTACGCCCGAAAGACCTGATCCAAGAGCCTGAAGGCACGATCTACTTCCCGTGGTCCGTGGTGAGCTCTTCGGCGCTTGTCGTTCGGACTACGGATGACCCGCACCGCTTGGCGCAAACTATCCGCGAGCAGGTGCAAGCGGTGGATGCGAATCTGCCGGTCTACGACATCAAGACGATGGACGAGCGGCTGGCGCGTTCGCTCGAAACGAAGCGATTCGCCGTCACCTTACTCGGCATGTTCGCGGCGCTGGCATTGCTGCTAGCGGCCATCGGCTTGTATGGCGTGATCGCCTATCTGGTCGCGCAGCGCCGCCATGAGATCGGCATCCGCGTCGCTTTAGGGGCAAGCCGCGCCGACGTCTTGAAGCTCGTCTTGAGCCAGGCCATTCAGCTTGCCCTGATCGGCGTTGCCATTGGACTGGCCGCCGCGCTGGCATTGACCCGCTTCATGTCGAGCCTGCTTTTCGGCGTCAGCGCCACCGACCCGCTAACCTTCGCTTCGATCTGCGTCATCCTGATCGCCGTCGCCCTGACGGCCAGCTACCTGCCGGCGCGCCGCGCCACACGCATCGATCCGATGGCCGCGCTCCGCTACGAGTAA
- a CDS encoding ABC transporter ATP-binding protein encodes MPLLLVAQVEKVYAGGRGGVAALRGVSFAAEAGEFIALMGPSGCGKSSLLHIVGGMDRASSGRVTLADISFASLSEEDLARLRRRRIGFIFQFFNLLPTLTVAENVALPLLLDGAPERETDNRTRDLLTRVGLTDRADHYPAELSGGEMQRCAVARAIITRPQLLLADEPTGNLDSENGHQVMQLLAELNRETGVTIILATHASESADYARRIIRMRDGLIASDTAEPRA; translated from the coding sequence TTGCCGCTTCTGCTGGTTGCTCAGGTCGAGAAAGTTTATGCCGGTGGGCGCGGCGGTGTGGCGGCGCTGCGCGGCGTCAGCTTTGCGGCGGAGGCCGGTGAGTTCATTGCGCTGATGGGGCCGTCGGGCTGCGGCAAATCATCGCTGCTGCATATCGTCGGCGGCATGGATCGTGCCTCTAGCGGGCGCGTGACGCTTGCCGATATATCATTCGCCTCGCTTAGCGAAGAAGACCTGGCACGGCTGCGGCGGCGGCGCATCGGTTTCATCTTCCAATTCTTCAACCTGCTGCCGACGCTCACTGTGGCAGAGAATGTCGCGCTGCCGCTGTTGCTCGATGGCGCGCCGGAACGCGAGACCGACAATCGCACGCGGGATTTGCTCACGCGCGTCGGCCTTACGGACCGCGCCGATCATTATCCGGCTGAACTGTCGGGCGGCGAGATGCAACGCTGTGCGGTCGCCCGCGCCATCATCACACGGCCTCAACTCCTGCTTGCCGACGAGCCGACCGGCAACCTCGATTCCGAAAACGGTCATCAGGTCATGCAACTGCTCGCCGAGCTGAACCGTGAAACCGGCGTCACGATTATCCTGGCCACACACGCGAGCGAATCGGCTGACTATGCGCGCCGCATCATCCGCATGCGTGACGGCTTGATCGCAAGCGACACCGCCGAGCCGCGCGCCTGA
- a CDS encoding sterol desaturase family protein: MLKKILAFAAAPLAAIGFGVLLLAEMRRPLRRATSNKSQRVPRNLALGAVTALGVNLLFVPFVAVVAQFVQERKLGLLNLLPLPRPARFVIALVLMDYTFYWWHRWLHKSDFLWRFHVVHHADLDMDVSTAARFHFGEYVLSTPYRAAQILVIGTSPVAAAVFELTFMLAAEFHHSNLRLPLAAERRLVRWIVTPRMHGIHHSIIAAESNANYATVLTLWDRLHRTLRLGVPQDEVTIGLAAYRDDSQLTVGRLLLMPFAPQPDAWQLADGTRPVRGARPEPDQVLPA; the protein is encoded by the coding sequence ATGCTAAAAAAGATTCTGGCCTTCGCTGCCGCGCCGCTCGCCGCCATCGGATTCGGGGTGTTGCTGCTTGCCGAAATGCGCCGCCCGTTGCGCCGGGCGACATCGAATAAATCGCAGCGCGTGCCGCGCAACCTGGCGCTCGGCGCGGTGACGGCGCTGGGGGTCAACCTGTTATTCGTGCCGTTCGTTGCGGTCGTTGCGCAGTTTGTTCAGGAGCGAAAACTCGGCCTGCTCAACTTACTGCCATTGCCCCGGCCTGCACGTTTCGTCATCGCGCTGGTGCTGATGGATTACACGTTCTACTGGTGGCATCGCTGGCTGCATAAGAGCGATTTCTTGTGGCGCTTTCATGTCGTGCATCACGCCGACCTTGACATGGATGTTTCAACGGCGGCGCGCTTTCATTTCGGCGAGTACGTGCTGTCTACACCTTATCGCGCGGCGCAGATTCTAGTGATCGGCACCAGTCCTGTCGCGGCTGCCGTCTTTGAGCTGACCTTCATGCTGGCCGCCGAGTTTCATCACAGCAACCTGCGCCTGCCGCTGGCGGCGGAGCGGCGATTGGTCAGGTGGATCGTTACGCCGCGCATGCATGGCATTCATCACTCGATCATCGCCGCCGAAAGCAATGCGAACTACGCGACGGTTTTGACGCTGTGGGACAGGCTACACCGAACCCTGCGGCTCGGCGTGCCGCAGGACGAAGTGACCATCGGCCTGGCCGCCTATCGCGACGATAGCCAATTGACCGTAGGCCGTCTGCTCCTCATGCCTTTCGCGCCGCAGCCCGATGCCTGGCAACTCGCCGATGGCACGCGGCCCGTGCGCGGCGCGCGGCCTGAGCCTGACCAGGTGTTGCCCGCCTGA
- a CDS encoding PadR family transcriptional regulator, with the protein MTDYKKDLLQGTLDLLVLKALALGPLHGLGVSQRIEQITRGTFQVKPGSLFPALHRLEEAGWLKASWGESENRRRAKFYRLTAAGRRQLEAETREWQLISVAISAALKAT; encoded by the coding sequence ATGACGGATTACAAGAAAGATCTTTTGCAAGGCACGCTCGACCTGCTGGTGCTGAAGGCGCTGGCGCTGGGGCCGCTGCACGGGCTGGGGGTCTCGCAGCGCATCGAACAGATCACGCGCGGAACGTTTCAGGTCAAGCCCGGCTCGCTCTTCCCCGCCCTGCACCGCTTGGAAGAGGCCGGCTGGCTGAAAGCATCGTGGGGCGAATCCGAGAACCGGCGGCGAGCGAAGTTCTATCGCCTGACCGCCGCCGGACGCCGCCAGTTGGAGGCCGAGACGCGCGAGTGGCAGTTGATCTCGGTGGCGATCAGCGCCGCCTTGAAAGCCACGTAA